CTGTGGTTGAGCAACCGCATCTCGACCCGCGCCCAGACGGACCTGCGCATCAGCTTTGACGAGGTGATGGGCCTGGAGGTGGGGGACCAGGTGACTTTCAGGGGCATGGAAGTGGGCCGGGTGAAAAAGATAGAGGCGCGGGACCGGGATATTCTGGTGACGGCGCGGATAAACAGCGACGTCCGCCTCAAAGAGGGCTCCCGCTTTCTGATTTCAGACAGCAGCCTGATGGGGGGGACCTTGCTCAACATCACTCCAGGAGAGGGACCGGGCCTTTTGAACACCAAGCAGGTTCTCGAGGGTGATTCACCCCAGGGGATAATGGGCGTCATCGGTGAAGCCACTTTGGCCATTGAAGAGATAAAAACCCTTTTTGCCAGTCTGGGTGGGGAAGACGGATTGATCGGCAAATCGAACCTGGTGCTCGACAATGCCCAGCAAGCGGCGACGTCGGTGGACAGGCTGGCTTTGGAGGCCAAAGGCGATTTGGAAGCCGCGTTGGGGCAAATCGAAAGGCTCACCGGCGAGGTGCGGAATGTTGTCCAGGCCAGTTCAGCCGAT
This sequence is a window from Candidatus Cloacimonadota bacterium. Protein-coding genes within it:
- a CDS encoding MCE family protein, producing MTRFYPNIRRTQLKVGLFTILTLAILLFCYLWLSNRISTRAQTDLRISFDEVMGLEVGDQVTFRGMEVGRVKKIEARDRDILVTARINSDVRLKEGSRFLISDSSLMGGTLLNITPGEGPGLLNTKQVLEGDSPQGIMGVIGEATLAIEEIKTLFASLGGEDGLIGKSNLVLDNAQQAATSVDRLALEAKGDLEAALGQIERLTGEVRNVVQASSADLEGALGKAPEAMVRVNSALDSLKILSGRLDATLHTLNSGQGTAGKLLRDDGLYRQFQSSVASLDSLVADVRANPRKYLKFSIF